A single region of the Streptococcus macedonicus ACA-DC 198 genome encodes:
- a CDS encoding Response regulator of the LytR/AlgR family: MHYQFEEDSSLPKETIEVLVRSGKYDQAVQDVLDYLAKFEQGRVEILPVKTAVRTELLRVSDLILVDVDGTSLILETTNGRLITTDRLYKFRERLANPDFVQISKHALININHLKSLENSFSGNMLAMLTNDVTTNVSRRYLSDLEKALGL, translated from the coding sequence GTGCATTACCAGTTTGAAGAGGATAGCAGTTTACCAAAAGAGACTATTGAAGTTTTGGTACGAAGTGGAAAATACGACCAAGCTGTCCAAGATGTTTTAGATTATTTAGCGAAATTTGAGCAGGGCAGGGTGGAGATTTTGCCAGTAAAAACGGCTGTTCGTACAGAGTTATTACGCGTGTCAGATTTGATTCTTGTGGATGTTGATGGGACTTCTTTGATTTTGGAGACGACCAATGGAAGACTTATCACTACGGATCGCTTGTACAAGTTTCGTGAGCGTCTAGCTAATCCTGACTTTGTACAGATCTCAAAGCATGCTCTGATTAATATTAATCATTTAAAATCCTTAGAAAATAGCTTCTCAGGAAATATGTTGGCCATGCTTACAAATGACGTGACGACAAATGTTAGCAGACGTTATTTGTCAGATTTGGAAAAAGCTTTGGGATTGTGA
- a CDS encoding Zinc ABC transporter, ATP-binding protein ZnuC, whose amino-acid sequence MLIRTKDLIKTFGDKTVIEHLNLEVEEGKLLAYIGTNGAGKSTTMKMLTGLLKPTSGEIELAADLKIGMVFQESVLDEELTVLDNLKSRQAFYRKQDKAWLEKLIHLTGLDAFLNQKYGTLSGGQRRRVDIVRALLNKPNLLFLDEPTTGLDIQTRRAIWEILHRLQREENLTIFLTTHYLEEAENADMAYIIDHGKVLAKGSAKELKETYSKPYLLVETSDVAAFSDLDCKRLGDGRLKIIVEDSSKALAILSDKRTVINDFDYVKANINDVFLNITGREMA is encoded by the coding sequence ATGCTAATTAGAACAAAAGATTTAATCAAGACCTTCGGAGATAAAACGGTGATTGAGCACTTGAATTTGGAAGTGGAAGAAGGGAAATTGCTAGCTTATATTGGGACAAATGGTGCTGGGAAATCAACAACTATGAAGATGTTAACGGGGCTCTTAAAACCAACGTCAGGTGAGATTGAATTGGCAGCAGATTTGAAGATTGGAATGGTTTTTCAAGAGAGTGTTCTTGATGAGGAATTGACGGTTTTAGATAATCTGAAAAGTCGCCAAGCGTTTTACCGTAAACAGGATAAAGCTTGGTTAGAAAAACTTATTCATCTGACAGGTTTGGATGCTTTTTTGAACCAAAAGTATGGCACGTTATCAGGTGGTCAACGTCGTCGTGTTGATATCGTTCGTGCCCTTTTGAATAAGCCTAACTTACTTTTCTTAGATGAACCAACGACAGGACTTGATATCCAGACACGTCGCGCGATTTGGGAGATTTTACATCGCTTACAACGTGAAGAAAACTTGACTATCTTTTTGACCACTCATTACCTTGAAGAGGCTGAGAATGCGGATATGGCCTATATTATTGACCACGGGAAGGTTTTAGCTAAAGGTTCTGCTAAGGAACTGAAAGAAACTTATTCAAAACCATATTTATTGGTTGAAACAAGTGACGTAGCTGCTTTCTCAGACCTTGACTGTAAGCGTTTGGGAGATGGTCGTTTGAAAATTATTGTTGAAGATTCTTCAAAAGCTTTGGCCATTTTATCAGATAAACGTACAGTTATTAATGATTTTGATTATGTTAAAGCAAATATCAATGATGTCTTTTTGAACATTACGGGAAGGGAGATGGCGTAA
- a CDS encoding ABC-type multidrug transport system, permease component — translation MWAMTKRNLKLYFSNKASVFFSLLGALIAFILYVIFLQKNMQDSFAGTPNLEELLDNWVLGGTLAVTSITTTWTGVTRLVQDKVSHKLEDFLLTDISRLKLYLGYLISSSVIGFIMQLIMLAIMKLYFYWQDEVSFDLDYLPQILLVMLLSSIMGSGIALFVLQFIKTLSTSEALATIVGTVSGFLVGVYMPIGALPDFAQKVVKLTPAAYVSAAYRQLLIAKDAVNADAKEFLGIGLKLKTLTTLNQEILLVSLVICGIVVLLALSLYLERFSLTKHK, via the coding sequence ATGTGGGCAATGACAAAACGAAACTTAAAACTTTATTTTTCAAATAAGGCTAGTGTCTTTTTCTCATTACTTGGAGCCTTGATTGCTTTTATTCTTTATGTGATTTTCTTGCAGAAAAATATGCAGGATTCATTTGCAGGAACACCGAATTTGGAAGAACTTCTTGATAATTGGGTTCTAGGTGGAACGTTAGCTGTTACGAGTATTACAACAACTTGGACTGGGGTTACGCGATTGGTTCAGGATAAGGTAAGCCATAAATTGGAAGACTTTTTATTAACAGATATTTCTCGTTTAAAACTTTATCTTGGCTATTTAATTTCTTCTAGTGTGATTGGTTTTATCATGCAATTAATTATGTTAGCCATTATGAAATTGTACTTCTACTGGCAAGATGAGGTCAGCTTTGATTTAGATTATTTACCACAAATCCTTTTAGTCATGCTCCTAAGTTCTATTATGGGATCAGGAATTGCTTTGTTTGTCTTGCAATTCATTAAAACCTTATCAACAAGTGAAGCTTTGGCGACAATTGTTGGAACTGTTTCAGGTTTTCTTGTTGGGGTTTATATGCCGATTGGTGCTTTGCCTGATTTTGCACAAAAAGTGGTCAAATTAACACCTGCAGCCTACGTATCAGCTGCTTATCGTCAGCTTTTGATTGCAAAAGACGCTGTAAACGCAGATGCCAAGGAATTTTTAGGAATTGGTTTGAAATTAAAAACCTTAACAACCTTGAATCAAGAAATACTTTTAGTGAGTCTTGTCATTTGTGGCATCGTCGTTCTTTTGGCACTAAGCTTATATCTTGAGCGATTTTCATTGACTAAACATAAATAA
- the jag gene encoding RNA-binding protein Jag has protein sequence MVIFTGRTVEDAIEKGLKELNLSRLKAHIKVVSREKKGFFGFGKKPAQVDIEGINEVTAHRANQKAVKGVPEEVNQKNEHVSSKFEDTMELRKVASIIKKMEEHGEVIDDSVKEDIVMHKKKTQTILEEAGHTEVLEALGKTDDVNEAVVEPKEVSDTPKPVNTDQSFEEFVASEFPAQRELSKDIEKATEEVADYVKKIIYEMDIEVTVETSHNRRQINLQIETPEAGRVIGYHGKVLKSLQLLSQNFLHDRYSKNFSVILNVHDYVEHRTETLIEFTRKAASRVLETGKDYVMDPMSNSERKIVHKTITSIEGVDSYSEGNDPNRYVVVTPVQ, from the coding sequence ATGGTAATATTCACAGGTCGAACTGTTGAAGATGCTATTGAAAAGGGCTTGAAAGAGTTAAATTTGTCACGTCTTAAAGCCCATATTAAGGTTGTTTCTCGTGAGAAAAAAGGTTTCTTTGGCTTTGGTAAGAAACCAGCTCAAGTAGATATTGAAGGGATTAATGAAGTCACTGCTCACCGTGCTAACCAAAAAGCAGTTAAAGGTGTGCCAGAAGAAGTTAATCAAAAAAATGAGCATGTATCATCAAAATTTGAAGATACTATGGAGCTTCGTAAAGTAGCCAGCATCATTAAAAAAATGGAAGAACATGGCGAAGTCATCGATGATTCTGTCAAGGAAGACATCGTCATGCACAAGAAAAAAACACAAACCATTCTTGAAGAAGCTGGACATACAGAAGTTTTAGAAGCGCTCGGAAAAACAGACGATGTTAACGAAGCAGTTGTAGAGCCAAAAGAAGTTTCAGACACACCAAAACCTGTTAACACAGACCAAAGTTTTGAAGAATTTGTGGCCAGCGAATTTCCAGCTCAACGTGAATTGAGTAAAGATATCGAAAAAGCGACAGAAGAAGTGGCTGATTATGTTAAAAAAATCATCTACGAAATGGATATTGAGGTAACTGTGGAAACAAGCCACAATCGCCGTCAAATCAATTTGCAAATTGAAACACCAGAAGCTGGTCGTGTGATTGGCTATCACGGAAAAGTGTTGAAATCACTTCAACTACTTTCACAAAATTTCCTACATGACCGTTATTCAAAGAATTTCTCTGTGATTTTGAATGTTCATGATTACGTGGAACACCGTACAGAGACATTGATTGAATTTACCCGCAAAGCCGCAAGCCGTGTGCTTGAAACTGGTAAAGATTATGTCATGGACCCAATGAGTAATAGTGAACGCAAAATTGTTCATAAAACTATCACAAGCATCGAAGGTGTTGATAGTTATTCTGAAGGTAACGACCCAAATCGCTACGTGGTCGTAACGCCTGTTCAATAA